In a single window of the Flavobacterium sp. W4I14 genome:
- a CDS encoding DNA-binding HxlR family transcriptional regulator (product_source=COG1733; cath_funfam=1.10.10.10; cog=COG1733; pfam=PF01638; superfamily=46785), giving the protein MMDKKIKPCIENEKILKQRFLALRDTLDLLSGKWRFCILLNLHYYEKLRFKDFFEVSEGISPKVLSSELTMLEAHQLIQKNIEYTSTQDITYYVLTKHAQDIWTVLNTLIEFGLSNRKEVIKSLHYDKN; this is encoded by the coding sequence ATGATGGATAAAAAGATAAAACCTTGTATAGAAAATGAAAAAATCTTAAAACAAAGATTTTTAGCATTGAGAGACACCTTAGATTTATTGAGTGGAAAATGGCGTTTCTGTATTCTTTTAAACCTGCATTATTATGAAAAATTACGGTTTAAAGATTTCTTTGAGGTATCTGAAGGTATCTCCCCGAAAGTACTAAGTTCTGAGCTTACCATGTTGGAAGCTCATCAGCTTATCCAAAAAAATATTGAATATACATCCACACAAGACATAACTTACTATGTCTTAACCAAGCACGCTCAAGATATCTGGACCGTCCTGAATACGCTAATTGAATTTGGACTATCCAATCGTAAAGAAGTGATCAAATCACTACATTACGATAAAAATTAA
- a CDS encoding uncharacterized protein YbjT (DUF2867 family) (product_source=COG0702; cath_funfam=3.40.50.720; cog=COG0702; pfam=PF05368; superfamily=51735) — MKKILVTGATGKQGSAAAYELLKNDFEVFALTRSPQSSEAVNLKKAGATLVKGDLEGIEDLKEIFKKVDGLYLVLPPVWVSSKESDEKEAEIGIRTIKLAEEQGVKFVLYSSVLGSDKQHIFRPKFKFTIEKYLLKSDLQGAVIRPASFMENLLLPSFGLAEGKFFNLLPEERAISWVAANDIGTFARIIFQNYKAFHGKTVDFGGKLFTPKQVLKLLEEKLNQSIEFVQVPLEVLYQQSETFAKLVEMIDKEGYDPIDYKFISFWMPKLTDFEQWIDEIGIKKIKELRSVDNQS, encoded by the coding sequence ATGAAAAAAATATTAGTCACAGGTGCAACCGGAAAGCAAGGCAGTGCCGCAGCATATGAATTGCTAAAAAACGATTTTGAGGTATTTGCACTTACCAGAAGTCCTCAATCTTCAGAAGCAGTCAATCTAAAAAAAGCAGGGGCAACTTTAGTAAAAGGCGATTTAGAAGGCATTGAAGATTTAAAAGAAATATTTAAAAAAGTCGACGGGCTTTATTTAGTCCTCCCTCCTGTATGGGTTTCCAGCAAAGAATCGGATGAGAAAGAAGCAGAAATTGGCATACGAACAATCAAATTAGCAGAAGAACAAGGCGTTAAATTTGTCCTTTATTCATCGGTCCTTGGATCAGATAAGCAGCATATATTTAGACCAAAATTTAAGTTTACGATCGAAAAATACTTGTTAAAAAGTGATTTACAAGGGGCAGTAATAAGACCTGCTTCTTTTATGGAAAATCTACTTTTACCCAGTTTCGGATTAGCAGAAGGCAAGTTTTTCAACCTCCTACCTGAAGAAAGGGCAATCTCTTGGGTTGCTGCCAATGATATTGGTACCTTTGCGCGAATAATATTTCAGAATTATAAAGCGTTCCACGGAAAAACGGTTGATTTTGGAGGTAAATTATTTACACCTAAACAAGTTTTAAAACTATTGGAAGAGAAGTTGAACCAATCAATCGAATTCGTACAAGTGCCGTTAGAAGTACTTTATCAACAAAGTGAAACGTTTGCCAAATTGGTTGAAATGATCGACAAAGAAGGTTATGACCCCATCGATTACAAATTTATATCTTTCTGGATGCCAAAGCTGACAGACTTTGAACAGTGGATAGATGAAATAGGAATAAAAAAAATAAAGGAATTACGTTCCGTAGACAATCAATCGTAA
- a CDS encoding DNA-binding HxlR family transcriptional regulator (product_source=COG1733; cath_funfam=1.10.10.10; cog=COG1733; pfam=PF01638; superfamily=46785): MLTEKIVEKKVNTVCDCPITASISIVGGKWKPIIIWILIDGPKRFGELHKTIPGIALKVLSRHLKELEADGIITRKVYAQVPPKVEYTLTEKGRSLNDVMELLAEWGRKNILSA, from the coding sequence ATGTTAACAGAAAAAATAGTTGAAAAAAAGGTAAACACCGTTTGCGACTGCCCGATAACCGCATCGATTAGTATCGTTGGCGGCAAGTGGAAACCTATCATCATATGGATACTGATAGATGGCCCTAAACGCTTTGGTGAACTTCACAAGACCATCCCAGGCATCGCCTTAAAAGTGTTATCAAGGCATTTGAAAGAATTGGAAGCTGACGGCATCATTACACGAAAGGTTTATGCACAGGTTCCCCCCAAAGTCGAATACACGCTTACTGAAAAAGGAAGATCACTCAACGATGTCATGGAATTGCTGGCGGAATGGGGAAGAAAGAACATCTTAAGTGCCTGA
- a CDS encoding NAD(P)-dependent dehydrogenase (short-subunit alcohol dehydrogenase family) (product_source=COG1028; cath_funfam=3.40.50.720; cog=COG1028; pfam=PF13561; superfamily=51735) has protein sequence MKIIIIGATGTIGKHVTAALEKEHEVLKAGSKSGDLQVDISSVESIENFYKAAGKFDALVCISGDGHFGPLTSMKDADFRTGVNNKLMGQVNLVLIGQHYVDPKGSFTLTSGSLAEDPVILGANLSTLNGAINGFVTGAAIELENGVRINAVAPGVVEESPAYFPYFPGQIPVTMYRVTQAYVKSVLGGQTGQVYKVF, from the coding sequence ATGAAGATCATTATTATCGGTGCCACAGGCACAATTGGAAAACATGTTACTGCTGCACTGGAGAAGGAACATGAAGTTTTGAAAGCCGGCTCAAAAAGCGGTGATCTGCAGGTAGATATTTCGTCGGTTGAATCGATCGAAAATTTTTATAAGGCAGCCGGGAAGTTTGATGCCCTGGTTTGTATTAGCGGCGACGGTCACTTCGGTCCTTTAACCAGCATGAAGGATGCTGACTTCCGCACCGGCGTTAACAATAAGTTGATGGGGCAAGTCAATCTGGTCTTGATAGGTCAGCACTACGTTGATCCTAAAGGATCCTTTACGCTAACTTCCGGTTCACTAGCGGAAGACCCTGTGATATTGGGAGCGAACCTCAGCACGCTAAACGGGGCTATCAATGGCTTCGTAACGGGGGCTGCGATCGAATTAGAAAATGGTGTAAGAATAAACGCAGTTGCACCTGGTGTGGTGGAAGAATCACCGGCATATTTCCCTTATTTCCCAGGTCAGATCCCGGTTACCATGTACCGCGTTACCCAGGCTTATGTTAAAAGTGTATTGGGAGGACAAACTGGGCAGGTTTACAAGGTATTTTAA
- a CDS encoding ketosteroid isomerase-like protein (product_source=COG3631; cog=COG3631; superfamily=54427), translating into MDYDQIADDVVKAAFIAWNSRRKETLVELMSDDIIFIHNGEKADIIAFSDQLFFGETSAKFTELHKAENAGKTVFATLESVLTGKVEVLMHFETSNGKISFLDAGRP; encoded by the coding sequence ATGGATTATGATCAAATAGCTGACGATGTGGTAAAAGCCGCATTCATCGCCTGGAACAGCCGCAGAAAAGAAACACTTGTTGAACTCATGTCAGACGACATAATATTCATTCACAACGGGGAAAAGGCTGATATCATCGCATTTTCGGACCAGTTGTTTTTCGGCGAAACCAGTGCCAAATTTACAGAACTTCATAAAGCTGAAAATGCAGGTAAAACCGTATTTGCTACGCTGGAATCAGTGTTAACAGGAAAAGTGGAAGTGTTGATGCACTTCGAAACATCGAATGGAAAGATCAGCTTTTTGGATGCCGGTAGACCCTGA
- a CDS encoding KDO2-lipid IV(A) lauroyltransferase (product_source=KO:K02517; cog=COG1560; ko=KO:K02517; pfam=PF03279; superfamily=52833; transmembrane_helix_parts=Inside_1_20,TMhelix_21_43,Outside_44_291) — protein sequence MKLKQTIQTSVYKAAYVTVYALSLLPMSFLHAMASLTFFAAYYLIGYRKEVVIQNVARSFPEKRYGEVQAIVKKFYSCFTAYFAEIIKSVSDPAEFLDKKITFENLELVDYYINSGRDVIACLGHCGNWEMLNFMPYKIPHKVYAIYKPLSSAAMNKLMVKVRSRFGMELIPDSAVVRHVLAKKSPPALYLFLADQCPATKEEKYRFTLLHQDTYVFSGMEKLARADRAAVVYLHITQVSKGSYNVTCMPVCADAGALTEGEITQKYINLLTENIREEPYGWLWTHKRWKK from the coding sequence ATGAAGCTGAAGCAGACTATACAGACTTCGGTATACAAAGCAGCCTATGTGACTGTATATGCCCTAAGCCTGTTGCCTATGTCATTTCTGCATGCGATGGCTTCACTTACCTTTTTCGCCGCTTACTACCTTATTGGATACAGAAAGGAAGTCGTCATTCAGAATGTTGCACGTTCCTTTCCAGAGAAGAGGTATGGCGAAGTCCAGGCCATTGTAAAAAAATTCTATTCCTGCTTTACAGCCTATTTTGCCGAAATCATAAAAAGTGTATCCGATCCAGCGGAGTTCCTTGATAAGAAAATAACCTTTGAGAATCTGGAACTGGTAGACTACTATATAAATTCCGGGAGGGATGTTATTGCCTGCCTGGGGCATTGTGGAAACTGGGAAATGCTGAATTTTATGCCATACAAGATCCCGCATAAGGTATACGCGATTTACAAACCGCTCAGTTCAGCGGCGATGAACAAGCTGATGGTTAAGGTTCGATCTCGTTTTGGCATGGAGTTAATACCCGATAGCGCAGTTGTACGCCATGTACTGGCTAAGAAATCACCTCCTGCCTTGTATCTTTTTCTCGCTGACCAATGTCCAGCAACAAAGGAGGAAAAATACAGGTTTACCTTATTACATCAGGACACTTATGTTTTTTCAGGTATGGAAAAGCTGGCCCGGGCGGATCGCGCGGCAGTTGTATACCTGCACATCACCCAGGTATCGAAAGGAAGTTACAACGTGACCTGTATGCCGGTGTGTGCTGATGCGGGTGCCTTGACCGAGGGTGAAATCACCCAAAAGTACATTAACCTGTTAACTGAAAACATTCGGGAAGAACCATACGGATGGTTGTGGACACATAAACGATGGAAAAAATAA
- a CDS encoding hypothetical protein (product_source=Hypo-rule applied; pfam=PF19783; superfamily=56935), giving the protein MKLQSLILIALVTSVYMEGRAQEVSLRTEYLGNSGYYYLPPGEKPREKIGDAKGSAMVYQAGFSMPLSMKLNENNRPTAWGIGFGGAYVSLKNQHFAEHMVSEIMNLQLGVYHLRPLNERWSVRASLGIGVFTPSTDFSKISFKNVLASGSAVFIRHLKPNLSIGGGLAINSSLGYPMVFPAVYVKWKSEGKFDINVELVEGLDVSAGYDFNERFKLSYALEMNGQVALLKKEGKDVIFSHQYIVTGFRPEVKLRTGMSLTGMAGLNLYRPAAYSDRTLKGVFAGDNDYHFSVSPYASIGLKMKF; this is encoded by the coding sequence ATGAAGTTACAATCATTAATCTTAATAGCGTTAGTGACATCGGTATATATGGAAGGCCGGGCACAGGAAGTATCACTCAGAACAGAGTATCTTGGAAACTCGGGCTACTATTACCTGCCTCCGGGCGAGAAGCCAAGGGAAAAAATCGGTGATGCAAAAGGCTCCGCAATGGTGTACCAAGCTGGGTTCAGTATGCCTTTATCGATGAAATTAAATGAGAACAATCGCCCGACTGCCTGGGGAATCGGTTTTGGCGGAGCATACGTTTCGTTAAAAAACCAACATTTCGCTGAGCATATGGTGTCCGAAATCATGAATCTGCAGCTGGGTGTTTACCATTTGCGCCCTTTGAATGAAAGATGGTCGGTGCGCGCAAGTTTGGGGATAGGTGTATTTACGCCCTCCACCGATTTTTCCAAAATCAGTTTCAAAAATGTACTGGCAAGCGGAAGTGCGGTTTTTATCCGCCACCTTAAGCCGAATCTTTCCATTGGAGGAGGACTGGCCATAAATAGCTCTTTGGGCTATCCCATGGTATTTCCCGCTGTTTATGTGAAGTGGAAGTCGGAAGGGAAATTCGACATCAATGTTGAGCTCGTTGAAGGACTGGATGTCTCCGCGGGATATGATTTTAATGAGCGCTTCAAACTATCGTACGCCCTTGAAATGAATGGACAGGTTGCTTTGCTCAAAAAGGAAGGTAAGGATGTCATATTTTCCCACCAGTATATCGTAACGGGATTCCGTCCCGAAGTAAAGCTTCGTACCGGGATGTCTCTGACTGGAATGGCAGGACTGAACCTGTACCGCCCTGCAGCGTACAGTGACAGGACGCTAAAAGGGGTGTTTGCAGGAGACAATGACTATCATTTTTCTGTCTCGCCATACGCATCAATTGGTCTAAAGATGAAGTTTTAA
- a CDS encoding hypothetical protein (product_source=Hypo-rule applied; cleavage_site_network=SignalP-noTM): MRKFFLAILTCVMVACSASKSLMDMDNGIKKISIGMSKKKVISILGNDYEVISSKERTSTLGYKNPNHGIYRLVFVDDRLNEWSKDRLGYYRQHRN; the protein is encoded by the coding sequence ATGAGAAAATTTTTTTTAGCAATCCTGACCTGTGTCATGGTCGCATGTTCTGCAAGCAAAAGCCTGATGGACATGGATAATGGTATAAAGAAAATCAGTATCGGTATGTCCAAGAAAAAAGTGATTTCGATATTGGGGAATGATTACGAAGTGATTTCTTCCAAAGAGCGAACCTCTACCTTGGGATATAAAAACCCGAACCATGGTATATACCGGCTTGTCTTTGTCGATGACAGGCTAAATGAATGGAGTAAGGATCGCCTTGGTTATTACAGGCAACATAGAAATTGA
- a CDS encoding opacity protein-like surface antigen (product_source=COG3637; cleavage_site_network=SignalP-noTM; cog=COG3637; pfam=PF13568; superfamily=56925), producing the protein MKKNVLAFVCALGAMIFTTELSAQEKPVSVRFKAGAGLLNYRLGGDMKGFKSKMGIGGTAGATVKYEVSSNFALQSGLDIYYNTSKLEAKNGGSSAKIKTLGLEIPLYAILQEEVGAGKAFIGAGAYLGYGIGAKADGVNLYEKNSGSLAMNRFDYGLGGIIGYDFDTNWQINAAYRFGLTDLHKAREGSMKNNGVTIGIAYKF; encoded by the coding sequence ATGAAAAAGAACGTATTAGCATTTGTTTGCGCTTTGGGAGCAATGATCTTCACTACAGAATTGTCAGCACAGGAAAAGCCCGTATCTGTAAGGTTCAAGGCCGGAGCAGGCCTGCTCAACTACCGCTTGGGAGGTGACATGAAGGGCTTCAAAAGTAAAATGGGCATAGGCGGAACGGCGGGCGCTACCGTCAAATATGAAGTTAGTTCTAACTTCGCTCTGCAATCCGGCCTCGATATCTATTACAATACCTCAAAGCTTGAAGCTAAAAACGGAGGATCATCCGCTAAAATAAAGACTTTAGGGCTGGAGATACCTCTTTATGCTATCCTTCAGGAAGAAGTCGGTGCAGGAAAGGCCTTTATCGGAGCGGGCGCTTACCTCGGCTATGGGATCGGAGCAAAAGCGGATGGCGTGAACCTGTACGAGAAGAATTCGGGAAGTCTCGCCATGAACCGTTTCGATTATGGGCTCGGAGGCATTATCGGTTACGACTTTGATACAAACTGGCAGATCAATGCGGCTTATCGCTTTGGGCTTACGGACCTCCATAAGGCCAGAGAAGGATCCATGAAAAACAATGGAGTAACTATCGGGATAGCCTATAAATTCTAA
- a CDS encoding two-component system response regulator LytT (product_source=KO:K07705; cath_funfam=3.40.50.2300; cog=COG3279; ko=KO:K07705; pfam=PF00072,PF04397; smart=SM00448,SM00850; superfamily=52172), with protein sequence MRYLIVEDERFAYEELKRMMIKLRPDYVLESHTKTVIDTIRFLKVFTVELILMDIRLADGNCFEIFNQVEVSTPVIFTTAYDEHAIKAFKLNSIDYLLKPFDEKELEGALAKFENIFHSPSYRSDPRNLEQILSVRTKNRFLISKGENYHYIETTDIAHFYSEEGVVFLHTFGDNRHIINYTLDQLEQQIDKRLFFRVSRNCIGNVKAVENVARYFNSRLKLSFQPVCPHEVLVSRVRVPEFLKWMDGIVE encoded by the coding sequence ATGAGATACCTGATCGTAGAAGATGAGCGGTTCGCATACGAAGAACTAAAACGCATGATGATCAAATTGCGTCCCGATTATGTGCTGGAGAGCCATACCAAAACGGTTATTGATACCATTAGGTTCCTGAAAGTATTTACCGTTGAGCTGATCCTGATGGATATCCGTCTGGCGGACGGCAACTGTTTTGAGATATTCAACCAAGTTGAGGTCAGCACGCCCGTCATATTCACTACAGCATACGATGAACACGCCATCAAAGCGTTCAAACTGAACAGCATCGACTACCTCCTGAAGCCATTCGACGAGAAAGAGTTGGAGGGCGCATTGGCAAAATTCGAAAATATCTTCCATAGCCCCTCTTATAGGTCAGACCCCAGGAATCTTGAGCAGATACTGTCTGTAAGAACCAAAAACCGTTTTCTGATATCAAAAGGGGAAAACTACCATTACATTGAAACGACCGACATCGCCCATTTCTATAGCGAAGAGGGGGTCGTTTTCCTCCACACATTCGGCGATAATCGGCATATCATCAACTATACGCTAGATCAACTGGAGCAACAAATCGATAAACGTCTGTTTTTCCGGGTATCCCGCAATTGCATCGGCAATGTAAAAGCCGTTGAAAATGTGGCCAGGTATTTCAACAGCCGCCTGAAACTTTCCTTTCAGCCCGTATGCCCGCATGAGGTACTGGTAAGCCGTGTTCGCGTACCGGAATTCCTGAAATGGATGGATGGAATAGTAGAATAG
- a CDS encoding two-component system LytT family sensor kinase (product_source=KO:K02478; cath_funfam=3.30.565.10; ko=KO:K02478; pfam=PF06580; superfamily=55874; transmembrane_helix_parts=Inside_1_11,TMhelix_12_34,Outside_35_43,TMhelix_44_66,Inside_67_86,TMhelix_87_109,Outside_110_118,TMhelix_119_141,Inside_142_341), producing MARIKKTDIKRFLIFFISTLIYALCQMLFSIILMKEDLWRNFHIQLSAHYVVIFTMCIADYGLLLFLNKHLPYSKNILYRVVADIAGITLICLGLLWMFNYLIYNVLLIPEKGLPPFSVKFAFAMAANIPILLVFELIYYFQSEQKAIANSEIAKRKVLLFQHETLRSQINPHFLFNSLNVLSSLIYVNPDNANKFTKALSKTYRYVLSLTQQPVVSVAEELDALDSYIFLMRMRFENSFTFTVDKLADHENSRIIPLTLQLLIENAFKHNIATEAYVLNIKITIDSEYITVENNFQPSIDAEKGGIGLKYIAEQYKVHAQEMLIEHTQQQFIVKIPYIQP from the coding sequence ATGGCCAGAATAAAAAAGACCGATATAAAGCGATTTCTTATCTTTTTCATCTCCACGCTGATCTATGCTTTATGCCAGATGTTATTCAGCATCATCCTCATGAAAGAAGATTTATGGCGTAATTTCCATATCCAGTTATCGGCCCATTATGTCGTGATCTTTACCATGTGCATAGCCGACTACGGTTTGCTATTGTTCTTGAACAAACATTTGCCCTATTCCAAAAATATACTTTATCGCGTTGTGGCAGACATTGCAGGGATAACCTTAATATGCCTGGGGCTGCTATGGATGTTCAATTACCTCATATACAACGTACTGCTGATACCCGAAAAGGGACTACCTCCTTTTTCGGTAAAGTTCGCATTTGCTATGGCGGCAAATATCCCCATACTTCTGGTGTTCGAGCTGATCTATTATTTCCAGTCTGAACAGAAAGCGATAGCAAATTCCGAAATAGCGAAACGTAAGGTGCTGTTATTCCAGCACGAGACATTGAGGTCTCAGATAAATCCGCATTTCCTGTTTAACTCACTAAATGTGCTGTCTTCTCTGATCTATGTAAATCCAGACAATGCCAACAAGTTTACAAAGGCCCTCTCCAAAACCTACCGTTATGTACTTTCCCTCACCCAGCAACCGGTTGTTTCCGTTGCGGAGGAACTGGACGCCCTGGACTCGTATATCTTCCTGATGAGGATGAGGTTTGAAAACTCGTTTACCTTTACCGTGGATAAATTGGCGGATCATGAAAACAGCAGGATCATCCCCCTTACGTTGCAGCTGCTAATAGAAAATGCATTCAAGCACAATATCGCAACCGAAGCGTACGTACTGAACATAAAGATTACTATAGACAGCGAATACATCACCGTCGAGAATAACTTCCAGCCATCGATAGATGCTGAAAAGGGTGGAATCGGACTAAAATATATTGCCGAGCAATATAAGGTACATGCCCAGGAGATGCTCATTGAGCATACCCAGCAGCAGTTTATTGTAAAAATTCCCTATATACAGCCATGA
- a CDS encoding hypothetical protein (product_source=Hypo-rule applied; cleavage_site_network=SignalP-noTM; superfamily=48208), producing the protein MKNLLKYLLLLNVALFSVACRSDKDGLLDEPPITAPTEFYKNANQLAATYDPSNTVSQTVRDQVYDLYKKQKWGELETLFISNNLNGKWPPANGGFNTVDDTPITMGQKYDRYSGAIGTYSGTGAPTLGGSFTSPIINGSVYTFGQRALNQPENTYDFYYEIEVLNNSLTFKGQTADIIPWFNQVGYGKQTMWKIPIDPATGYQKTWNKLAQEGYIKVTIKKNPSGKYPGAVGVVITQ; encoded by the coding sequence ATGAAAAATTTATTAAAGTACTTACTACTTTTAAACGTTGCATTATTCTCTGTGGCTTGTCGCTCAGATAAGGATGGTCTTTTAGATGAACCACCAATTACGGCACCCACTGAATTCTACAAAAACGCGAACCAACTGGCTGCAACCTACGATCCTTCAAATACTGTAAGCCAAACGGTGAGGGATCAGGTTTACGATTTATACAAGAAACAAAAGTGGGGCGAACTGGAAACCCTATTTATAAGCAACAATTTAAACGGAAAATGGCCACCTGCAAACGGAGGTTTCAATACAGTAGACGATACGCCAATCACGATGGGGCAAAAATACGATAGATACAGTGGTGCGATTGGAACCTACAGCGGAACAGGAGCTCCGACCTTGGGAGGAAGTTTTACCAGTCCAATCATCAATGGATCCGTGTATACCTTCGGGCAAAGAGCTTTGAATCAACCGGAAAATACTTATGATTTTTATTATGAAATCGAAGTTTTAAATAATTCATTAACTTTCAAAGGCCAAACAGCAGATATTATTCCCTGGTTTAATCAGGTGGGTTATGGTAAGCAGACCATGTGGAAAATCCCGATCGATCCAGCGACCGGCTACCAAAAAACCTGGAATAAATTGGCCCAAGAAGGCTATATTAAAGTAACAATTAAGAAAAACCCGAGTGGAAAATACCCGGGAGCTGTGGGCGTAGTTATTACACAATAA
- a CDS encoding hypothetical protein (product_source=Hypo-rule applied; superfamily=57783), whose product MYSISKKIFIEKQVSIAKNTFSNAEIGNAAEVKFKCCNCVHENIVTITPYESGFPIFQLYNNEKVLAKNELLKNKIVSETSINLLHFGELTVNDLPTLYFGTDCPSCHSKYICVFSYGEKQPGLTLLTISGVWRYNEI is encoded by the coding sequence ATGTATTCCATTTCAAAAAAAATATTCATTGAAAAACAGGTTTCTATTGCCAAAAACACGTTCAGTAATGCAGAGATCGGTAACGCAGCAGAAGTAAAATTCAAATGCTGTAACTGTGTCCATGAAAATATCGTTACAATAACACCCTATGAATCAGGCTTTCCGATTTTTCAATTGTACAATAATGAAAAGGTTTTAGCTAAAAATGAATTATTAAAAAATAAAATTGTCTCTGAAACCTCCATAAACTTACTTCACTTTGGAGAATTGACAGTAAATGATTTACCAACATTGTACTTTGGAACAGATTGCCCATCTTGTCATTCAAAATATATTTGTGTTTTCAGTTATGGTGAAAAACAACCTGGACTGACTTTGCTTACCATTTCCGGGGTATGGAGATATAACGAAATTTAA